One window of the Fundidesulfovibrio soli genome contains the following:
- a CDS encoding glycosyltransferase family 4 protein, with protein sequence MHILFLNHNVENYGTYFRCVHLARGLVRRGHKVTLLCANREDTLATTKRVEGGLTTVLLPKYRLKGFHTLHSLRMLYNTAYALALKCDVLHTFAFPLHPMAVPTLAAHYLRPGLPIVLDHDDLWKGGFANQHPGLYQRFVGWCNDTMPRMARQCTAASAMLMDSFRAAGVPDARIHYIPNCPTMGRSPLDKMQARAATGLDAMMPGDAPMVLSMGHTYTESLFQLLDAYERARQDVPELRLAFLGKMHIPADFERRLQPYVERADGRILRLGEKPPAEVPAYLAAADALLLPMDDDPIEKARFPIRFGDYLASGVPIVSNAVGEIERFLTENDCGYVAPVSDAQAFGVKVVEALTDETKRDAIRENARRLIEETLNWDAVAAKLEGIYELARKKR encoded by the coding sequence ATGCATATTCTCTTTTTGAACCACAATGTGGAGAACTACGGCACCTACTTCCGTTGCGTGCACCTGGCGCGCGGCCTGGTGCGGCGCGGGCACAAGGTCACCCTGCTGTGCGCCAACCGGGAGGACACCCTCGCCACCACCAAGCGCGTGGAGGGCGGGCTGACCACGGTGCTGCTGCCCAAGTACCGGCTGAAGGGCTTCCACACCCTGCACAGCCTGCGGATGCTCTACAACACGGCCTACGCCCTGGCCCTGAAGTGCGACGTGCTGCACACCTTCGCCTTCCCCCTGCACCCCATGGCCGTGCCCACCCTGGCCGCGCACTACCTGCGCCCGGGCCTGCCCATAGTGCTCGACCACGACGACCTCTGGAAGGGCGGCTTCGCCAACCAGCACCCCGGGCTCTACCAGCGCTTCGTGGGCTGGTGCAACGACACCATGCCCCGCATGGCCCGCCAGTGCACCGCCGCCAGCGCCATGCTCATGGACTCCTTCCGGGCCGCCGGTGTGCCGGACGCGCGCATCCACTACATTCCCAATTGCCCCACCATGGGCAGGAGCCCGCTGGACAAGATGCAGGCCCGCGCCGCCACCGGGCTGGACGCCATGATGCCCGGGGACGCTCCCATGGTGCTCTCCATGGGGCACACCTACACCGAGTCGCTCTTTCAACTGCTGGACGCCTACGAGCGCGCCCGCCAGGACGTGCCCGAGCTGCGCCTGGCCTTCCTGGGCAAGATGCACATCCCGGCTGATTTTGAGCGCCGTCTGCAGCCTTACGTGGAACGCGCCGACGGCCGCATCCTCCGCTTGGGGGAGAAGCCGCCCGCCGAGGTGCCCGCCTATCTGGCCGCGGCCGACGCCCTGCTGCTGCCCATGGACGACGACCCCATCGAGAAGGCCCGCTTCCCCATCCGCTTCGGTGACTACCTGGCCTCGGGCGTGCCCATCGTCTCCAACGCCGTGGGCGAGATCGAACGCTTCCTCACCGAGAACGACTGCGGCTACGTGGCCCCGGTCAGCGACGCCCAGGCCTTCGGGGTCAAGGTCGTGGAGGCCCTCACGGACGAGACGAAGCGGGACGCCATCCGTGAGAACGCCCGCAGGCTCATTGAGGAGACCCTGAACTGGGACGCCGTGGCAGCCAAGCTGGAAGGGATTTACGAGCTGGCGCGGAAGAAGAGATAG
- a CDS encoding EamA family transporter, whose protein sequence is MKPKDILLALLVVALWGGNFVVIRVGLDSFPPLLLAALRFVPVALLAPFLPRPDMSWTRLVSLGLAWFVAQFSLLFLGMAVGMPPGLASVVLQFQAFITIAVAALVLGEKPGMRQAAGSLVALAGLGLIGMTAGAGGVTLAGFLLILGAAMFWSVGNILMRGAKKVDMLGLIAWLSLIPPLPLLGLSWAFEGQERIAQALTHLNFSGVGAVLYLTVFATIIGYGGWGKLLNTYPAGTVAPFSLLIPVFGAVCAKLAMGETFGPRRMAGMALILAGLAVVALPGFKKGAPKPAKQ, encoded by the coding sequence GTGAAACCCAAAGATATTCTTCTGGCCCTGCTGGTCGTGGCGCTCTGGGGCGGCAACTTCGTGGTCATCCGCGTGGGGCTGGACTCCTTCCCCCCGCTGCTTTTGGCCGCGCTGCGCTTCGTGCCCGTGGCCCTGCTCGCGCCCTTCCTGCCCCGCCCGGACATGTCCTGGACGAGGCTGGTGTCGCTTGGGCTGGCCTGGTTCGTGGCCCAGTTCAGCCTGCTTTTTCTGGGCATGGCCGTGGGCATGCCCCCGGGCCTGGCCTCGGTGGTGCTCCAGTTCCAGGCCTTCATCACCATCGCGGTGGCGGCCCTGGTGCTGGGCGAGAAGCCGGGGATGCGCCAGGCCGCCGGGTCGCTTGTGGCCCTGGCCGGGCTCGGCCTCATCGGCATGACCGCCGGAGCGGGCGGCGTGACCCTGGCCGGCTTCCTGCTCATCCTGGGGGCGGCCATGTTCTGGAGCGTGGGCAACATCCTCATGCGCGGGGCCAAAAAGGTGGACATGCTCGGGCTCATCGCCTGGCTCAGCCTGATCCCGCCGCTGCCGCTGCTGGGGCTGTCCTGGGCTTTCGAAGGGCAGGAGCGCATCGCGCAGGCCCTGACGCACCTGAATTTTTCGGGGGTGGGCGCGGTGCTCTACCTGACCGTGTTCGCCACAATCATCGGCTACGGGGGCTGGGGCAAGCTGCTCAACACCTACCCGGCGGGCACGGTGGCCCCGTTCTCGCTGCTGATCCCCGTGTTCGGGGCGGTCTGCGCCAAGCTGGCCATGGGCGAGACCTTCGGCCCGCGCCGCATGGCGGGCATGGCCCTGATCCTGGCCGGGCTGGCCGTGGTGGCGCTGCCGGGGTTCAAAAAGGGCGCGCCGAAGCCCGCGAAGCAATAA
- a CDS encoding glycosyltransferase family 4 protein translates to MRIFIPAMGRVNTKNRDGSEVRFSEIARRWLAGGERLSVMLPKRQIGVFESQDVRGMEYQVFPEPFESEADSLGNVLKTYLWRLFRCLFMPYPEPVDAVYAPSDFLVDLIPALLAKIRNPRAALTVCVFLIAPNPFKGYENVFRPRWRVPTIRGLLYWSTQMLAVGLARLFGARLLVLNSLDRDTLLARGVDPKAVTVVTMGVDVGAFSDVEVLPETPKYDGVFLGRLHPQKGLLDLVKIWRAVCDKRPDARLAVIGGGSDAWFKRLGDEIAAAGLAGNVDLLGFKQGAEKVRLLKNAGCFCMPSHYESFGQVAVEAMASGLPVVAYDLAIYDEIFPGGMVRLPQGDVRGFAAEVLRILEDPARRAELVEQAGCVACRFGWDEIARAELELARRGGKD, encoded by the coding sequence ATGCGCATATTCATCCCGGCCATGGGCCGCGTGAACACGAAAAACCGCGACGGCAGCGAGGTCCGCTTCTCGGAGATCGCCCGCCGCTGGCTGGCCGGGGGCGAGCGCCTCTCCGTGATGCTGCCCAAGCGCCAGATCGGCGTCTTCGAATCCCAGGACGTGCGGGGCATGGAGTACCAGGTGTTCCCCGAGCCCTTCGAGAGCGAGGCCGACAGCCTGGGCAACGTGCTCAAGACGTACCTCTGGCGGCTCTTCCGCTGCCTGTTCATGCCCTACCCGGAGCCCGTGGACGCCGTATACGCGCCCTCCGACTTCCTGGTGGACCTGATCCCCGCCCTGCTGGCCAAGATCCGCAACCCCAGGGCCGCGCTCACGGTGTGCGTGTTCCTCATCGCGCCCAACCCGTTCAAGGGCTACGAGAACGTGTTCCGCCCTCGCTGGCGCGTGCCCACCATCCGGGGGCTCCTGTACTGGTCCACCCAGATGCTGGCCGTGGGGCTGGCCAGGCTGTTCGGGGCGAGGCTCCTGGTGCTCAACAGCCTGGACCGCGACACGCTGCTGGCCCGCGGGGTGGACCCCAAGGCCGTCACCGTGGTGACCATGGGCGTGGACGTGGGGGCCTTCAGCGACGTGGAGGTCCTGCCGGAGACGCCGAAGTACGACGGCGTGTTCCTGGGCCGCCTGCACCCCCAGAAGGGCCTCCTGGACCTGGTGAAGATCTGGCGCGCGGTGTGCGACAAGCGCCCGGACGCCCGCCTGGCCGTTATCGGCGGGGGCAGCGACGCCTGGTTCAAGCGCCTGGGGGATGAGATCGCGGCGGCCGGGCTCGCAGGCAACGTGGACCTGCTGGGTTTCAAACAGGGCGCGGAGAAGGTGCGCCTGCTCAAGAACGCCGGGTGCTTCTGCATGCCCAGCCACTACGAGAGCTTCGGGCAGGTGGCCGTGGAGGCCATGGCCAGCGGGCTGCCCGTGGTCGCCTACGACCTGGCCATCTACGACGAGATTTTCCCCGGCGGCATGGTGCGCCTGCCCCAGGGCGACGTGCGGGGCTTCGCCGCCGAGGTGCTGCGCATCCTGGAGGACCCGGCCCGCCGCGCCGAGCTGGTGGAGCAGGCCGGTTGCGTGGCCTGCCGCTTCGGCTGGGACGAGATCGCCCGGGCCGAGCTGGAGCTTGCGCGCCGGGGCGGCAAAGACTGA
- a CDS encoding potassium transporter Kup, giving the protein MRSCSLPGENGPAHGAACTPSQQATLALAALGIVYGDIGTSPLYTIQECFHGLHAMPVTPQNVLGVLSMVFWSLMIVVSLKYVVFILRADNKGEGGIFALLAMLRGGPASKGKHWPLMLLMAAFGAALLYGDGVITPAISVLSAVEGLNVATKAAADFVVPITCGILVTLFMFQKHGTAAIGNVFGPVMVLWFLVIGGLGLYSILMAPGILHALNPAHAVEFFALNGFHGTLALGSVVLCITGGEALYADMGHFGRTPIRLSWYLIVLPGLLLNYFGQGALLLRSPEAAFNPFYSMVPEAALYPMVALATMATIIASQAMISGVYSLTQQAIHLGFTPRMLIVHTSHKAIGQIYMPSVNWALMLACLTLVVTFGQSSRLAGAYGIAVTATMAITSVLYFEVTRVNWGWPLWKSLPLLVLFLAFDCSFLGANLLKVVDGGWITLSIAVALLTLMVTWRDGRALLARHYSNMRMPLDIFLRDMADYKPLRTSGTAVFMSISPEGVPHTLLHHFKHNEALHERVVLLSITYAEVPQVPRDERLTIQDLGQGFHRIVARYGFMESPQVPEILELATEKGLPMDVYSTSFFLGRETLLTTGDSRMSNWRKVLFTFMSRNSWNATSFFNIPPGRVVELGNQVEL; this is encoded by the coding sequence ATGCGTTCCTGCTCCCTGCCAGGAGAGAACGGCCCCGCTCACGGGGCCGCCTGCACGCCGTCCCAACAGGCGACGCTGGCCCTGGCCGCCCTGGGCATCGTCTACGGCGACATCGGCACCAGCCCCCTCTACACCATCCAGGAGTGCTTCCACGGCCTCCACGCCATGCCCGTGACGCCGCAGAACGTCCTGGGTGTGCTCTCCATGGTCTTCTGGTCGCTGATGATCGTGGTCAGCCTCAAGTACGTGGTCTTCATCCTTCGCGCGGACAACAAGGGCGAGGGCGGCATCTTCGCCCTGCTGGCCATGCTGCGCGGCGGCCCGGCCAGCAAAGGCAAGCACTGGCCCCTGATGCTGCTCATGGCCGCCTTCGGCGCCGCCCTGCTCTACGGCGACGGCGTCATCACCCCGGCCATATCCGTGCTCTCCGCCGTGGAGGGCCTCAACGTGGCCACCAAGGCCGCGGCCGATTTCGTGGTGCCCATCACCTGCGGCATCCTCGTCACCCTGTTCATGTTCCAGAAGCACGGCACGGCGGCCATCGGCAACGTGTTCGGCCCGGTCATGGTGCTCTGGTTCCTGGTGATCGGCGGGCTTGGGCTCTACTCCATCCTCATGGCCCCCGGCATCCTCCACGCCCTCAACCCGGCCCACGCCGTGGAGTTCTTCGCCCTCAACGGCTTCCACGGCACCCTGGCCCTGGGCTCCGTGGTGCTGTGCATCACCGGCGGCGAGGCCCTCTACGCCGACATGGGCCACTTCGGCCGCACGCCAATCCGGCTCTCCTGGTACTTGATCGTCCTGCCGGGGTTGCTGCTCAACTACTTCGGCCAGGGGGCGCTCCTGCTGCGCAGCCCGGAGGCGGCCTTCAACCCGTTCTACTCCATGGTGCCCGAGGCCGCGCTCTACCCCATGGTCGCCTTGGCGACCATGGCCACGATCATCGCCTCCCAGGCCATGATCTCGGGCGTGTACTCCCTGACGCAGCAGGCCATCCACCTGGGCTTCACCCCGCGCATGCTCATCGTGCACACCTCGCACAAGGCCATCGGCCAGATCTACATGCCCAGCGTCAACTGGGCGCTCATGTTGGCCTGCCTGACCCTGGTGGTCACCTTCGGGCAGTCGAGCCGCCTGGCCGGCGCCTACGGCATCGCGGTGACCGCCACCATGGCCATCACCTCGGTGCTCTACTTCGAGGTCACCCGCGTGAACTGGGGCTGGCCCCTGTGGAAGAGCCTCCCCCTGCTGGTGCTCTTCCTGGCCTTCGACTGCTCCTTCCTGGGCGCGAACCTGCTCAAGGTGGTGGACGGCGGCTGGATCACCCTCTCCATCGCCGTGGCCCTGCTGACCCTGATGGTCACCTGGCGCGACGGACGCGCCCTGCTGGCCAGGCACTACAGCAACATGCGCATGCCCCTGGACATCTTCCTGAGAGACATGGCCGACTACAAGCCGCTGCGCACCTCGGGCACGGCCGTGTTCATGTCCATCTCGCCCGAGGGCGTGCCCCACACGCTGCTGCACCACTTCAAGCACAACGAGGCCCTGCACGAGCGCGTGGTGCTGCTCTCCATCACCTACGCGGAGGTGCCCCAGGTGCCGCGCGACGAGCGCCTGACCATTCAGGACCTGGGCCAGGGCTTCCACCGGATCGTGGCCCGCTACGGCTTCATGGAATCCCCCCAGGTGCCCGAAATCCTGGAGCTGGCCACCGAGAAGGGCCTGCCCATGGACGTCTACTCCACCTCGTTCTTCCTGGGGCGCGAAACGCTCCTGACCACGGGCGACTCCCGCATGTCCAACTGGCGCAAGGTGCTCTTCACCTTCATGTCGCGCAACTCCTGGAACGCCACGTCGTTCTTCAACATCCCGCCGGGACGCGTGGTGGAGCTGGGCAACCAGGTGGAGCTGTAG
- the wrbA gene encoding NAD(P)H:quinone oxidoreductase: MNVLIVYYSMYGHIHTMAQAVAQGVAQVPGATPVLRRVPETLPPEVLEKMGATQTQKLMANVPVCTVEELGKADAVIFGTPTRFGNMCGQMRQFLDATGGLWVQGALVGKVGSVFASSATQHGGQESTILTFHVTLLHQGMVIVGLPYAYQGQTGVEVVKGGSPYGASTIAGADGSRIPSEIDLEGAVWQGRHVAQIAAKLTA, from the coding sequence ATGAACGTGCTCATCGTCTACTATTCCATGTACGGACATATCCACACCATGGCCCAGGCCGTGGCGCAGGGCGTGGCCCAGGTGCCAGGCGCCACCCCGGTGCTGCGACGCGTGCCCGAGACCCTGCCCCCCGAAGTGCTGGAGAAGATGGGGGCCACGCAGACCCAGAAGCTCATGGCCAACGTGCCCGTGTGCACCGTGGAGGAGCTGGGCAAGGCCGACGCGGTCATCTTCGGCACGCCCACGCGCTTCGGCAACATGTGCGGCCAGATGCGCCAGTTCCTGGACGCCACGGGCGGGCTGTGGGTCCAGGGCGCGCTGGTGGGCAAGGTGGGCTCGGTGTTCGCCAGTTCGGCCACGCAGCACGGCGGGCAGGAATCCACCATCCTGACCTTCCACGTGACGCTCTTGCACCAGGGCATGGTCATCGTGGGCCTGCCCTACGCCTACCAGGGCCAGACGGGCGTGGAGGTGGTCAAGGGCGGCAGCCCCTACGGGGCCAGCACCATCGCCGGGGCCGACGGCTCGCGCATACCCTCCGAGATCGACCTGGAGGGCGCGGTCTGGCAGGGCAGGCACGTGGCCCAGATCGCGGCGAAGCTCACCGCGTGA
- a CDS encoding helix-hairpin-helix domain-containing protein, with translation MDKHTEKLLRTIPGIGPAMARDLYSLGVRAPEDLAGRDPRQLYDQLREMSGGKLDRCVLYVFREAVYYASTPPEKRDPEKLKWWNWKDQSP, from the coding sequence ATGGACAAGCACACCGAAAAGCTGCTGCGCACCATACCCGGCATCGGCCCGGCCATGGCCCGCGACCTCTACAGCCTGGGCGTCCGCGCCCCGGAGGACCTTGCCGGGCGCGACCCGCGGCAGCTCTACGACCAGCTCCGGGAGATGTCCGGCGGCAAGCTGGACCGCTGCGTGCTCTACGTGTTCCGCGAGGCGGTCTACTACGCCTCGACGCCGCCGGAGAAGCGCGATCCCGAAAAGCTCAAGTGGTGGAACTGGAAGGACCAGTCCCCCTAA
- a CDS encoding cobyrinate a,c-diamide synthase encodes MTKTLLVSGTHSGCGKTSVTLGLLAWLRRAGLDARPFKTGPDFIDPGLHALACGRTSHNLDSWMLSPRANREIFGRYAAGGDAALVEGAMGLFDGLSGTSELGSAAHMAKLLGIPALLVADASGMARSAAALAQGFARFDPELHLAGVVFNRVGGPGHREILAEAMERAGVPLLGCLPKAPDIALPSRHLGLVTAQDARTPPDWLTRLADWVEALDPAALLARLPAAALVPAPDAPIPSTAPPARVRLGLARDRAFCFCYEENLRLLELAGAEIVPFSPLEDATLPPGLDGLYLPGGYPELHAAKLSGNGSMLASIRAFCASGKPVYAECGGFMVLMEAVEAVENGEGRSWPMCGVFPCRAVMGERFAALGYREAVFLGDTPLGPAGTRARGHEFHYSRLAGGTPAPATAPGAAPGAARGAYALSGRKGAIEGPEGFVSGNTLGSYVHLHFASNPELAPAFAAAMLTARLKDRA; translated from the coding sequence ATGACGAAAACCCTGCTCGTGTCCGGCACCCACTCGGGGTGCGGCAAGACCTCCGTGACGCTGGGGCTGCTGGCCTGGTTGCGCCGCGCGGGCCTGGACGCGCGCCCCTTCAAGACCGGGCCGGACTTCATCGACCCCGGCCTGCACGCCCTGGCCTGTGGGCGAACCAGCCACAACCTGGACTCCTGGATGCTCTCCCCCCGGGCCAACCGGGAAATTTTCGGCCGCTACGCAGCCGGGGGGGACGCGGCCCTTGTGGAGGGGGCCATGGGCCTCTTCGACGGACTCTCGGGTACGAGCGAGCTAGGCAGCGCGGCGCACATGGCCAAGCTGCTGGGTATTCCCGCGCTTTTGGTGGCGGACGCCTCGGGCATGGCACGCAGCGCGGCGGCCCTGGCCCAGGGCTTCGCCCGCTTCGACCCGGAGCTGCACCTTGCCGGGGTGGTCTTCAACCGCGTGGGCGGGCCGGGCCACCGCGAGATTCTGGCCGAGGCCATGGAGCGCGCGGGCGTGCCCCTGCTGGGCTGCCTGCCCAAGGCCCCGGACATCGCGCTGCCCTCGCGCCACCTGGGCCTGGTCACCGCGCAGGACGCCCGGACGCCCCCCGACTGGCTGACCCGCCTGGCCGATTGGGTGGAGGCCCTGGACCCGGCGGCCCTGTTGGCCCGCCTGCCTGCGGCCGCGCTCGTGCCCGCGCCCGACGCACCAATCCCGTCCACGGCCCCGCCCGCCCGCGTGCGCCTGGGCCTGGCCCGGGACCGGGCCTTCTGCTTCTGCTACGAGGAGAACCTGCGCCTGCTGGAGCTGGCCGGGGCCGAGATCGTGCCCTTCTCGCCCCTGGAAGACGCCACCCTGCCTCCGGGCCTGGACGGGCTCTACCTGCCGGGCGGCTACCCCGAGCTGCACGCGGCCAAGCTCTCGGGCAACGGGTCCATGCTGGCCTCCATCCGGGCATTTTGCGCCTCGGGCAAACCCGTGTACGCCGAGTGCGGCGGTTTCATGGTGCTCATGGAGGCCGTGGAGGCCGTTGAGAACGGGGAGGGCCGCTCCTGGCCCATGTGCGGGGTCTTCCCCTGCCGGGCCGTCATGGGCGAGCGCTTCGCGGCCCTGGGCTACAGGGAGGCCGTGTTCCTGGGCGATACGCCCCTCGGCCCGGCCGGGACCAGGGCCAGGGGGCACGAGTTCCATTATTCGCGCCTGGCGGGCGGGACCCCGGCACCCGCGACCGCACCTGGGGCCGCACCTGGGGCCGCCCGTGGGGCCTACGCCCTGAGCGGGCGCAAGGGGGCCATCGAAGGGCCTGAGGGCTTCGTCTCCGGCAACACCCTGGGCAGCTACGTGCACCTGCATTTCGCCTCCAACCCGGAGCTGGCCCCGGCCTTCGCGGCGGCCATGCTCACCGCCCGCCTCAAGGACCGGGCATGA
- a CDS encoding cobalt-precorrin-5B (C(1))-methyltransferase, producing MSARQRCERPLRQGFTTGSAAAAATKAALNLLLTGGAPGVADIPLPPGAPEGRLAVPVAGAERDGDTARAWVVKDGGDDPDATHGATIACVARLRPLQDIGPCIELDGGRGVGRVTLPGLPVPPGQAAINPAPRAQILMAAQEALDQAGYAGGAELLIEVEDGEAIARHTLNPRLGIVGGISILGTAGVVKPFSHAAWQATIDSVLRVARAAGLQAAAFSTGRRSERLLMARRPDLPERAFVQAADFFAHALRQAAALGFTAVVWGCYFGKLAKMAQGLEYTHAHAEPTDFALLSRLAGDAGCTADIREAVARANTARHALELVPEGPLRREFARLTAQAALAAARGFGGPDLKISICCFGFETGVLAEAGAEK from the coding sequence ATGAGCGCCAGGCAGCGTTGCGAGCGCCCCCTGCGTCAGGGCTTCACCACGGGCTCCGCAGCCGCGGCCGCAACCAAGGCGGCATTGAACCTGCTGCTCACGGGGGGCGCCCCCGGCGTGGCGGACATCCCCCTGCCGCCGGGGGCTCCAGAGGGCCGCCTGGCCGTGCCCGTGGCGGGCGCGGAGCGGGATGGGGACACGGCCCGGGCCTGGGTGGTCAAGGACGGGGGGGACGACCCCGACGCCACCCACGGGGCCACGATCGCCTGCGTGGCCCGGCTGCGGCCCCTGCAGGATATCGGACCGTGCATCGAACTGGACGGCGGGCGCGGCGTGGGCCGCGTCACCCTGCCCGGTCTACCCGTGCCACCGGGCCAGGCCGCCATCAACCCCGCGCCCAGGGCGCAGATACTTATGGCCGCGCAGGAGGCCCTGGATCAGGCCGGTTATGCAGGAGGGGCCGAACTGCTCATCGAGGTGGAGGACGGGGAGGCCATCGCCCGCCACACCCTCAACCCCAGGCTGGGCATCGTGGGCGGCATCTCCATCCTGGGCACGGCGGGCGTGGTGAAGCCCTTCAGCCACGCGGCCTGGCAGGCCACCATCGACTCGGTCCTCCGCGTGGCCAGGGCCGCGGGACTGCAGGCAGCCGCCTTCTCCACGGGCAGGCGCAGCGAACGCCTGCTCATGGCCCGTCGGCCGGACCTGCCCGAGCGGGCCTTCGTGCAGGCGGCCGACTTCTTCGCCCACGCCCTGCGCCAGGCCGCCGCGCTGGGCTTCACGGCCGTGGTTTGGGGCTGCTATTTCGGCAAGCTGGCCAAGATGGCCCAGGGCCTGGAGTACACCCACGCCCACGCCGAGCCCACGGACTTCGCCCTGCTGTCCCGCCTGGCCGGGGATGCGGGCTGCACGGCGGATATCCGCGAGGCCGTGGCCCGGGCCAACACGGCCCGCCACGCCCTGGAGCTGGTGCCTGAGGGGCCGCTGCGCCGGGAGTTCGCGCGCTTGACCGCCCAGGCCGCCTTGGCCGCGGCCAGGGGCTTCGGCGGCCCGGACCTGAAGATATCCATCTGCTGTTTCGGGTTCGAAACGGGGGTGCTGGCCGAGGCCGGGGCGGAAAAATAA
- a CDS encoding Dabb family protein has translation MIKHIVMWTLKDEAGGKTKAENLATMKSLLEALPGKVPGVIDLEVATASLFESVPPTDIVLYTTFPDKQTLKAYAVHPEHMKVVEFIKSVVAERRVIDYEI, from the coding sequence ATGATCAAGCACATCGTCATGTGGACCCTCAAGGACGAAGCCGGCGGCAAGACCAAGGCCGAAAACCTGGCCACCATGAAGTCCCTGCTGGAGGCCCTGCCCGGCAAGGTGCCCGGCGTCATCGACCTGGAGGTGGCCACCGCATCGCTGTTCGAGTCCGTGCCGCCCACGGACATCGTCCTCTACACCACCTTCCCCGACAAGCAGACCCTGAAGGCCTACGCCGTGCACCCCGAGCACATGAAGGTGGTGGAGTTCATCAAGTCCGTGGTGGCCGAGCGCCGCGTGATCGACTACGAAATCTAG